The following are encoded in a window of Sutcliffiella horikoshii genomic DNA:
- a CDS encoding sigma-70 family RNA polymerase sigma factor translates to MAENKVFYSKESLLEGLIDDYGTELKRIAFLYVKDESLAEDIIQEVFISCYHHLDSFRKESSYKTWLIRITVNKSKDALKLWSFRNFVSKAEVEPRFFEVNTPESDTLCMERIPKVY, encoded by the coding sequence ATGGCGGAAAATAAAGTATTTTATTCAAAAGAAAGTTTACTTGAAGGACTAATAGATGATTATGGAACAGAATTGAAACGCATAGCATTTCTCTATGTAAAGGACGAGTCGCTTGCTGAGGATATTATTCAGGAAGTTTTTATCAGCTGTTATCATCATCTTGATTCTTTTAGAAAAGAGAGCTCTTATAAAACTTGGTTAATCAGAATTACAGTTAATAAGTCGAAGGATGCATTGAAATTGTGGAGCTTTCGAAATTTTGTTTCTAAAGCGGAGGTAGAGCCCCGGTTTTTTGAGGTAAATACACCTGAATCTGATACGCTATGCATGGAACGAATTCCAAAAGTGTACTGA
- a CDS encoding MFS transporter, whose product MNRFRFWILVSIVAVSGFSQGMLLPLIAVIFENSGVSSTLNGLNATALYIGILLASPFMEQPLRKYGYRPVILVGGFLVVVSLALFPLWQSFWFWFVLRLLIGIGDHALHFATQTWITSFSAENVRGRNISLYGVFFGIGFATGPLMTPLVEINQALPFIVSSILCLIGWLFLFFLKNEHPEQELGVNSFFETIKRFRKAWKYGWIAFLPPLGYGFLEASLNGSFPIYALRTGIEVGSVSVLLASFAIGGIVFQLPLGILSDKFGRRNILLVILSLGCLSFVTASFLEGTFIALAVCIFIAGMLVGSTFSLGISYMTDLMPKNLLPTGNLMCGIAFSIGSLGGPFFGGLFIQYFSDISFFHIISFLLFVIFLLTYSFGERGLVAVKG is encoded by the coding sequence ATGAATCGTTTCCGTTTTTGGATCCTTGTATCCATTGTCGCAGTTTCCGGCTTCAGCCAAGGAATGCTGCTACCATTAATTGCTGTCATTTTTGAAAATAGTGGTGTCTCCTCCACTTTAAATGGATTGAACGCTACTGCCTTATATATAGGAATCTTACTTGCATCACCTTTTATGGAACAGCCATTACGTAAATACGGCTACCGTCCTGTTATATTGGTTGGTGGTTTTCTGGTGGTTGTATCACTTGCCCTTTTTCCATTATGGCAAAGCTTTTGGTTCTGGTTTGTACTGAGGTTGCTGATCGGAATCGGGGACCACGCCTTGCACTTTGCAACACAAACTTGGATTACATCCTTCTCTGCTGAAAATGTGCGCGGACGAAATATATCACTATATGGCGTGTTTTTTGGAATAGGCTTTGCAACTGGACCATTAATGACGCCACTAGTCGAAATTAATCAGGCCCTACCTTTTATCGTATCTTCCATTCTTTGTTTGATAGGTTGGTTGTTCTTATTTTTCCTGAAAAATGAACATCCAGAACAAGAACTTGGAGTGAATTCGTTCTTCGAGACCATCAAACGTTTTCGTAAAGCTTGGAAGTACGGCTGGATTGCATTCCTTCCACCTTTAGGTTATGGGTTTCTGGAAGCTTCACTGAACGGTAGTTTTCCCATCTATGCTTTGCGAACCGGTATTGAGGTCGGAAGTGTTTCGGTATTACTGGCATCCTTTGCTATTGGTGGAATCGTTTTTCAGCTGCCACTTGGGATATTGAGTGACAAATTTGGTCGTCGGAATATCTTATTAGTCATTCTTTCCCTGGGTTGCTTAAGTTTTGTAACAGCAAGTTTCCTAGAAGGTACATTTATTGCATTGGCTGTATGCATCTTCATTGCAGGAATGCTTGTGGGATCTACCTTCTCGCTCGGTATCAGCTACATGACAGACCTGATGCCAAAAAACCTGCTCCCGACTGGAAACCTAATGTGCGGAATCGCCTTTAGTATTGGAAGTCTGGGCGGGCCATTCTTTGGAGGACTTTTCATTCAATACTTTTCAGACATCAGCTTTTTCCACATCATCAGCTTTTTGCTGTTTGTGATATTTTTGTTAACCTATTCTTTTGGAGAGCGCGGATTGGTTGCAGTGAAAGGGTAG
- a CDS encoding OsmC family protein, with product MEFKMKEVGFTTNLEYGELHVAGDEQYGFRPYQLMVSSIAVCSGGVLKSILKKKRLEIEDIAIKADVTRNEKEANRIEKIHIHYTIKGKDLVESKIESAIELASKNCPMVQSVKGSIEIEETFELV from the coding sequence ATGGAATTCAAGATGAAAGAAGTCGGATTTACAACGAATCTCGAATATGGAGAATTACATGTTGCAGGGGATGAGCAGTATGGTTTCCGTCCATATCAATTGATGGTATCGTCCATCGCAGTCTGCAGCGGAGGCGTGCTAAAGAGCATTCTAAAGAAAAAGCGTCTAGAAATTGAAGACATAGCCATAAAAGCGGATGTGACACGTAATGAAAAAGAAGCGAACCGAATCGAGAAGATACATATTCATTACACGATAAAAGGAAAAGACCTGGTAGAAAGCAAAATCGAGTCTGCCATCGAACTTGCCAGCAAGAACTGCCCGATGGTCCAATCAGTCAAAGGCAGCATTGAAATTGAAGAGACATTTGAATTGGTTTGA
- the map gene encoding type I methionyl aminopeptidase, protein MIILKSEREIEAMAKAGELLAACHRRLAKMIKPGITTMQIDKYVDAFLKKNGAKSEQYGYKGYQYATCASINDEICHGFPRETPLKRGDLVTIDMVVNLNGALADSAWTYAVSEVSDTARKLMNVTKNSLYIGIEQAVIGNRVGDIGHAIQTYVEGEGYSVVRDFTGHGIGKNIHEEPQVLHYGSPGRGVRLKEGMVITIEPMVNEGTWHSKMDDNRWTARTVDGKLSAQYEHTIAITKNGPVILTEQ, encoded by the coding sequence ATGATAATTCTAAAATCAGAAAGAGAAATAGAAGCAATGGCAAAGGCTGGAGAACTTTTGGCAGCCTGTCACAGGCGGTTGGCGAAAATGATCAAACCCGGCATCACCACGATGCAAATAGACAAATATGTGGATGCATTTTTAAAAAAGAATGGTGCTAAATCGGAGCAATACGGTTACAAAGGGTACCAGTATGCTACCTGCGCCTCCATTAATGATGAGATTTGCCACGGCTTCCCGAGAGAGACTCCCCTAAAAAGAGGGGATCTTGTCACGATTGACATGGTAGTGAATCTCAATGGTGCGCTCGCTGATTCGGCTTGGACCTATGCCGTTAGTGAGGTGAGTGATACAGCGAGAAAACTAATGAATGTGACAAAGAACTCTTTATATATTGGAATTGAACAGGCTGTTATCGGAAACAGGGTGGGTGATATCGGTCATGCCATTCAGACATATGTAGAGGGAGAAGGGTATTCGGTTGTCCGTGATTTTACCGGGCACGGCATTGGCAAAAACATTCATGAAGAGCCGCAAGTGTTACACTATGGTTCGCCTGGACGTGGTGTCCGTCTAAAAGAAGGAATGGTCATCACCATTGAACCGATGGTAAACGAAGGAACTTGGCACAGTAAAATGGATGATAATCGATGGACAGCGAGGACAGTGGATGGAAAGCTTTCTGCCCAATATGAACATACCATAGCGATCACAAAGAATGGGCCGGTGATATTGACAGAGCAATAG
- a CDS encoding N-acetylglucosamine kinase encodes MIIGIDGGGTKTTGMAVDEDGKVLAFKTVGPSNPNSSTEETVRSEINELISILTKGKALTEEDVVFAGISGVESGGKKEWFIKLLREFTGPLAKIFVDNDAVTALYSETQGQPGIVCISGTGSIVFGINDKLKRDRVGGWGFLIGDGYSGFAIGKKALECIFSEFDRGELPGEMATLILKKFDVNTIPELIPNMYELGKSRDRVASIAKIVLELADKGDERAIEFLYEAAECMLKDITLLFHKLYEVEGDHKQIPIVLTGGINQHAKVIINYLQEKGLKERSPFSFKLAAQQPVAGAIYASHRETGKNITPSFVKRLEEELTTWMKTDVKG; translated from the coding sequence ATGATTATAGGCATTGATGGGGGAGGCACCAAGACTACCGGAATGGCTGTAGATGAGGATGGCAAGGTCCTGGCATTTAAAACAGTAGGTCCCTCTAACCCGAATAGTTCGACAGAAGAAACAGTTCGTTCAGAAATAAATGAGTTGATCTCTATTTTAACAAAAGGGAAAGCGCTTACAGAAGAAGATGTTGTTTTTGCCGGTATTTCTGGTGTTGAAAGTGGCGGGAAAAAAGAATGGTTCATCAAGTTGTTGAGAGAGTTCACGGGACCGCTTGCAAAAATTTTTGTTGATAATGATGCTGTAACAGCACTATATTCTGAAACACAAGGCCAGCCGGGGATCGTATGTATCAGCGGAACAGGTTCTATCGTTTTTGGAATTAATGACAAGCTAAAACGTGACCGTGTAGGTGGCTGGGGGTTCCTGATTGGCGATGGGTATAGTGGATTTGCAATAGGAAAAAAAGCGTTAGAGTGTATTTTTTCCGAATTCGATCGTGGCGAGTTACCTGGAGAAATGGCAACTCTGATTCTCAAAAAATTCGATGTAAATACAATTCCAGAACTGATACCCAATATGTATGAGTTGGGGAAAAGCCGGGACCGTGTTGCCTCCATTGCTAAAATCGTGCTAGAGCTTGCTGATAAAGGTGATGAAAGAGCCATCGAATTCCTGTATGAAGCAGCAGAGTGCATGTTGAAAGATATTACTCTACTCTTTCATAAATTATATGAGGTTGAAGGCGACCACAAGCAAATACCTATTGTGTTAACAGGTGGAATCAATCAGCATGCCAAAGTAATAATAAACTATCTACAAGAAAAAGGGTTGAAAGAGCGTTCGCCGTTTTCTTTCAAGCTGGCAGCCCAACAACCTGTGGCAGGTGCTATCTATGCTAGTCATAGGGAAACGGGAAAAAACATCACGCCTTCTTTTGTAAAAAGGTTGGAAGAAGAGTTAACAACATGGATGAAAACGGATGTTAAAGGATGA
- a CDS encoding MurR/RpiR family transcriptional regulator: MNGGLLRLREALSTINPAERNAATFILENPEQVCTLSVKELADKSNSSQAAIIRLCKKIGLDGYKELKLRIAGDVTSISSNSQEAYHEFKYNADIPTFMKTITENNIKSLRDTLELLDKEEVSKAVELLHKAHRIDFYGVAASQLIAQDAQQKFMRINKLCTAYSDSHLQLTSATTMTKGDVAVGISYSGETTQTIEALREAQKAGAATIAITKYGNNTLKELSDISLSISSMESSIRSAATSSRISQLNVIDILFTAVAAIDFEQSVEYLKKSRETINKTYR; encoded by the coding sequence ATGAATGGTGGTCTATTACGCTTACGTGAAGCGTTATCAACAATTAATCCGGCGGAGAGGAATGCCGCTACTTTTATACTTGAAAACCCTGAGCAGGTTTGCACATTATCAGTAAAGGAATTAGCTGATAAAAGCAATTCCAGCCAAGCTGCTATCATAAGACTTTGTAAGAAAATCGGCCTGGACGGATACAAAGAATTAAAGCTGCGCATAGCGGGGGATGTTACAAGCATCTCGTCTAACAGCCAAGAAGCATATCATGAGTTTAAATATAACGCAGATATTCCGACATTTATGAAAACCATTACCGAAAACAATATTAAATCTTTACGAGACACATTGGAATTACTTGATAAAGAGGAAGTATCCAAAGCAGTCGAGTTGTTACATAAAGCACATAGAATAGACTTCTACGGAGTGGCGGCATCACAGCTCATCGCGCAGGATGCACAACAGAAATTCATGCGGATAAACAAACTTTGCACCGCATACAGCGATTCCCATCTACAACTGACTTCTGCTACAACGATGACTAAGGGTGATGTAGCTGTTGGGATATCGTATTCGGGAGAAACAACACAGACGATTGAAGCATTAAGGGAAGCGCAAAAGGCAGGAGCTGCAACAATCGCCATTACGAAGTACGGAAATAATACTCTGAAGGAACTATCCGATATTTCTTTATCCATTTCTTCCATGGAATCTTCCATTCGAAGTGCAGCAACTTCTTCTAGAATCTCGCAATTGAATGTAATAGATATATTATTCACAGCAGTTGCTGCGATTGACTTTGAGCAATCAGTCGAATATTTGAAAAAATCCAGAGAGACAATCAATAAGACATACAGATAA
- the murQ gene encoding N-acetylmuramic acid 6-phosphate etherase — translation MGLENLQDLVTEQQNLKTLKIDRKSTEEILEVINEEDQTVPTHIKREIPSIAAVVDQVVKSFEVGGRLFYVGAGTSGRIGILDASECPPTFGTPSEMVKAIIAGGESAIFKAVEGAEDSEELGASDIHSNGVRLHDVVIGITASGRAPYVIGALKEAKKLGASTVSFTCTKDSALNKVADYKINIEVGPEVITGSTRMKAGTTQKLVLNMITTTSMVKLGKVYNNLMVDVQPLNKKLVDRAKRIIQNVTGCTFDEASELFDQSEGNPKIAILIFTCQVDKDKAAELLKNAKGFVYKAIKAYNK, via the coding sequence ATGGGATTAGAAAATTTACAAGACTTAGTGACAGAGCAGCAAAATTTAAAAACATTAAAAATCGATCGTAAATCTACTGAAGAGATTCTTGAAGTCATCAATGAGGAAGACCAAACAGTTCCAACACATATAAAAAGGGAAATCCCGAGCATTGCTGCGGTAGTGGATCAAGTGGTGAAATCCTTTGAAGTGGGAGGTCGGCTCTTCTATGTTGGTGCAGGAACGTCCGGTAGAATCGGAATCCTGGATGCATCGGAATGTCCTCCGACTTTTGGAACTCCATCAGAAATGGTGAAGGCGATTATTGCAGGCGGAGAGTCGGCCATTTTTAAAGCGGTGGAGGGTGCAGAAGACAGTGAAGAACTGGGAGCCTCTGACATACACAGCAATGGGGTAAGGCTTCATGATGTGGTTATAGGCATCACGGCGAGCGGAAGAGCACCTTATGTAATAGGTGCGCTAAAAGAAGCGAAGAAGCTTGGAGCAAGTACAGTCTCCTTCACCTGCACAAAGGATTCTGCCCTTAATAAAGTAGCAGATTATAAGATTAATATAGAGGTTGGTCCTGAAGTGATCACGGGATCCACAAGAATGAAAGCTGGTACCACACAAAAGCTGGTTCTTAATATGATTACAACCACTTCCATGGTGAAACTAGGAAAAGTTTATAACAACTTGATGGTGGATGTTCAACCGCTGAATAAAAAATTGGTGGACCGAGCAAAAAGGATTATCCAAAATGTGACTGGCTGCACATTTGATGAAGCTAGTGAGCTTTTTGATCAATCAGAAGGTAATCCGAAAATTGCCATTCTCATTTTCACCTGCCAAGTCGACAAAGACAAGGCGGCAGAATTATTGAAAAACGCAAAGGGATTCGTTTATAAGGCTATTAAGGCTTATAATAAATAA
- a CDS encoding ABC transporter substrate-binding protein — translation MKRGLSLIMVMLLVAAVILGCSNNSSTSSDGKDVVTVWTYPVHGEYEAELEELIASFEKENEDIKVEYEVLSWAEGPQKFDIALNSGNPPDVYFGKPQGKYVDSGLIVNLNDKLNVSQDDYNEVALDYMKIEDNLYGLPIYMFLHVWGGNKQMLEAAGVDYEKIQQEGWTWDEFEELASKGVGKKDSGEDTYGFVFQGNNEELLVHLAMNNGLPNRYNADGTTWNDDKILDTMKYISNLVDSGIMPKETAAVDPAKRMELFYNHQAMFFGRAIPYFDPVVAAHNEEIKAGKVEGEEVDFVLLPIPHNEGEEQVSFGGSEGYMLFTQKNAKEEHLNNSVKVLEHLTSAEAGKAAAALALPQVHKDAEGKFEMPLAPYNETAAEVLASKVLPPANTSAEMAAKDDRFRTEVVIPTFQGLLSGELTPEEALETFKTKGDEIFK, via the coding sequence TTGAAAAGGGGTTTAAGTTTAATAATGGTCATGTTGCTTGTAGCTGCCGTGATTCTTGGTTGCTCCAACAATTCATCGACATCATCCGATGGAAAAGACGTTGTAACAGTTTGGACATATCCTGTTCATGGTGAATATGAAGCAGAACTAGAAGAGTTGATTGCTTCATTCGAAAAAGAAAACGAAGATATTAAAGTAGAATATGAAGTATTAAGTTGGGCTGAGGGTCCACAGAAGTTTGATATTGCTTTGAACTCTGGTAATCCACCGGATGTTTATTTTGGGAAACCACAAGGTAAATATGTGGATTCCGGTTTAATTGTAAATCTTAATGACAAATTAAATGTATCTCAAGATGATTATAATGAAGTTGCTTTAGACTATATGAAAATTGAGGACAATCTATACGGATTGCCAATCTACATGTTCTTACATGTATGGGGTGGAAACAAACAAATGCTAGAAGCCGCTGGCGTTGATTATGAAAAGATCCAACAAGAGGGCTGGACATGGGATGAGTTTGAAGAACTAGCATCTAAAGGTGTTGGCAAGAAAGACTCTGGTGAAGATACTTACGGATTTGTATTCCAAGGTAACAACGAAGAACTTCTTGTTCATTTAGCGATGAACAATGGTCTGCCAAACCGTTATAATGCGGATGGAACAACTTGGAATGACGATAAAATTTTAGACACAATGAAATATATCTCGAACTTAGTTGATTCTGGTATCATGCCAAAAGAAACTGCTGCAGTGGATCCTGCAAAACGTATGGAATTGTTCTATAACCACCAAGCAATGTTCTTTGGGCGCGCTATCCCTTATTTCGACCCGGTAGTAGCTGCTCACAATGAAGAAATCAAAGCAGGTAAAGTCGAAGGGGAAGAAGTAGATTTCGTTCTATTGCCAATCCCTCATAACGAAGGGGAAGAACAAGTATCATTCGGTGGATCTGAAGGATACATGTTATTCACTCAAAAGAATGCGAAAGAAGAACACTTGAATAACAGCGTTAAAGTATTAGAACACCTAACAAGTGCAGAGGCTGGTAAAGCTGCAGCTGCATTAGCATTGCCACAAGTTCATAAAGATGCTGAAGGCAAGTTTGAAATGCCATTGGCTCCTTATAATGAAACAGCAGCGGAAGTTCTGGCTTCTAAAGTGTTACCTCCAGCAAACACAAGTGCTGAAATGGCGGCAAAAGATGATCGCTTCCGTACAGAAGTTGTCATCCCGACATTCCAAGGTCTACTAAGCGGTGAATTGACACCTGAAGAAGCGTTAGAAACGTTTAAGACCAAGGGTGATGAAATCTTTAAGTAA
- a CDS encoding carbohydrate ABC transporter permease gives MSAKPAAAATTNKFNFSQFIKDYGWCYAFIAVPIILFLMFTLFPVGYAFIMSFQNYHVLGSTWVGLENYQTMVNDDIFWKAMWNTFIFTVGTVPVNVAITLFLAVLIFPRAKKAQTFFKASLYLPTVASGVTIALVWFWIYDPTTAGLFNMFLGLFGIDNIMWLGQSSTALFSIMLMSYLTGHGAGIILYLAALGGIPKSLYEAADIDHASEWSKFRNITWPLLKPTTLYLLVTGIIMSFQVFMSIYLMTQGGPNFATTTIAYLIYTHAFEYYKFGLAAAESFVLGAVIIVASIIQFKVMSSDVEF, from the coding sequence ATGTCAGCGAAACCGGCAGCAGCCGCAACTACCAACAAATTTAATTTCTCCCAGTTTATAAAAGATTATGGATGGTGTTATGCCTTCATAGCCGTTCCTATCATTCTCTTTTTAATGTTTACACTTTTTCCAGTAGGTTACGCCTTTATTATGAGTTTTCAAAACTATCATGTATTAGGTTCCACTTGGGTAGGGTTGGAAAACTATCAAACGATGGTGAACGATGATATCTTTTGGAAAGCAATGTGGAATACATTCATTTTCACAGTGGGGACTGTGCCTGTGAATGTTGCCATTACTCTATTTTTGGCAGTCTTAATCTTTCCTCGTGCCAAAAAGGCTCAAACTTTTTTCAAAGCGTCCTTATACCTTCCAACGGTAGCTTCTGGGGTAACGATCGCATTAGTATGGTTCTGGATTTATGATCCTACCACTGCAGGACTTTTTAATATGTTCTTAGGTCTTTTTGGTATCGATAACATCATGTGGCTCGGGCAGAGTAGTACAGCATTATTTTCTATCATGCTAATGTCTTATCTGACAGGACATGGCGCCGGTATTATTCTTTACCTCGCAGCACTTGGTGGAATTCCGAAATCACTTTATGAAGCTGCAGATATCGATCACGCTTCTGAGTGGTCGAAGTTTAGAAATATCACATGGCCGCTATTGAAGCCTACTACTTTATATCTTTTAGTAACAGGTATCATCATGAGTTTCCAAGTGTTCATGAGTATCTATCTTATGACTCAAGGTGGTCCAAACTTTGCGACTACCACCATTGCCTATTTAATTTACACACATGCTTTCGAATATTATAAATTCGGTTTGGCAGCGGCAGAATCATTTGTTCTTGGAGCCGTAATTATTGTGGCTTCCATCATCCAATTTAAAGTCATGTCATCTGATGTTGAATTTTAG
- a CDS encoding carbohydrate ABC transporter permease — MISYSILILWVIITIIPLYWMLISSFRDTTVSVSFKPEWFPSEVTLATYVRFLTETDALRWLFNSIFVSSVLTLSNVVFSSLAGYAFAKLRFPGRNTIFWLLLGTMMIPAQVTLIPVYIMIVNVFGLVDTYLAIMLPMFTVVGNIFLMKQYMSTLPTTLIQAARIDGCSEIGIFRKIILPISKPGVAVLAIFTFVSTWNEFFWPFLVTQSSSMRTIQVGLASFKFQDATDYGAMMAGSMLAALPMFILFFALQRYFLQGITIGAVKG, encoded by the coding sequence GTGATCAGTTACAGCATCCTGATCTTATGGGTTATTATCACCATCATCCCTCTATATTGGATGTTAATTTCCTCCTTCCGGGATACCACTGTCAGTGTCTCCTTTAAACCTGAGTGGTTCCCATCCGAAGTGACACTTGCCACATATGTTCGATTTTTGACAGAAACCGATGCACTGCGTTGGTTATTCAATAGTATTTTCGTATCATCTGTTTTAACGTTATCAAATGTTGTTTTCTCTTCTCTAGCAGGATATGCATTTGCCAAACTGCGATTCCCGGGAAGAAATACTATTTTCTGGTTACTGCTTGGTACGATGATGATACCGGCACAGGTAACATTGATTCCGGTTTACATTATGATTGTAAATGTATTCGGGCTAGTAGATACATATTTAGCCATTATGCTCCCCATGTTTACTGTAGTGGGCAATATCTTTTTGATGAAGCAGTATATGTCTACACTTCCTACCACTCTTATTCAAGCTGCGCGTATCGACGGATGCAGTGAGATTGGTATTTTCAGAAAGATTATATTGCCAATATCTAAGCCTGGTGTGGCTGTATTAGCAATCTTCACGTTTGTGTCTACTTGGAATGAATTCTTTTGGCCGTTCCTTGTTACGCAATCCAGTTCCATGAGAACGATACAAGTTGGATTGGCTAGTTTTAAATTCCAAGATGCAACAGATTATGGGGCAATGATGGCAGGCTCCATGCTTGCTGCACTGCCAATGTTCATATTGTTCTTTGCATTACAGCGTTACTTCTTACAAGGAATTACAATAGGTGCAGTGAAAGGATAG
- a CDS encoding ABC transporter ATP-binding protein, with protein MASIIMENITKTFVDEKRGGTFTAVNDASFEIKDKEFLVFVGPSGCGKTTSLRMIAGLERQTSGNIYIGDKVVNNMHPKDRDIAMVFQDYALYPHMTIEQNLEFGLKNMKTSKEEIKKKVQYASRILGLDEMLDRKPKELSGGQRQRVAVGRAIVRDPKVFLFDEPLSNLDAKLRVQMRIELAELHQRLGATIVYVTHDQVEAMTLGERIVVMNKGEVQQIASPRELYRNPANMFVAGFIGSPPMNFFDAVLETASTLRIGDIIFTIPEALVKQYSDYVGKKVILGLRPEDIYDEEFAFTVPTNNKAAIKVKAMEHLGGENLVYFSIGDRLITAKVHGESFVRPGEAKNYVFNLDKMHLFDIETEKRIF; from the coding sequence ATGGCAAGTATCATTATGGAAAACATCACAAAAACCTTCGTGGACGAAAAGCGTGGCGGAACTTTCACTGCTGTAAATGATGCCAGCTTTGAGATAAAAGATAAAGAGTTCCTTGTTTTTGTAGGACCATCCGGATGTGGAAAAACGACTTCCCTCCGCATGATTGCAGGACTTGAAAGACAAACTTCAGGAAACATCTACATTGGAGATAAAGTAGTAAACAATATGCACCCAAAAGATAGAGATATCGCGATGGTGTTCCAGGACTATGCGCTTTATCCGCATATGACCATTGAACAGAACTTGGAATTTGGATTAAAGAATATGAAAACATCTAAAGAAGAAATAAAAAAGAAGGTTCAATATGCTTCCAGAATACTTGGGCTTGATGAGATGTTGGATAGAAAACCAAAAGAATTGAGCGGAGGGCAACGACAACGTGTGGCTGTAGGTAGAGCGATTGTCCGTGACCCGAAAGTGTTCCTTTTTGATGAACCTTTATCCAACTTGGATGCCAAATTGCGTGTGCAAATGCGAATTGAGTTGGCAGAGTTGCATCAGAGATTAGGGGCGACCATCGTTTACGTTACCCATGATCAGGTGGAAGCAATGACACTTGGGGAACGAATTGTTGTGATGAATAAAGGGGAAGTCCAACAGATCGCTTCACCGAGAGAACTGTACCGCAACCCAGCAAACATGTTTGTGGCAGGATTCATCGGCTCACCGCCAATGAACTTTTTCGATGCAGTACTTGAAACGGCATCTACCTTACGAATTGGCGACATTATCTTCACTATTCCAGAAGCACTCGTAAAACAATATTCAGATTATGTTGGCAAAAAGGTTATCTTAGGTTTACGACCGGAAGATATTTACGATGAAGAGTTTGCGTTCACGGTTCCAACCAACAATAAAGCGGCCATAAAAGTAAAGGCGATGGAACATCTAGGTGGGGAAAACCTTGTCTACTTCTCGATTGGTGATCGCTTGATTACCGCGAAAGTACATGGTGAGAGTTTTGTCCGTCCTGGGGAAGCGAAAAATTATGTATTCAACCTAGATAAAATGCATCTGTTTGATATTGAAACAGAGAAAAGAATATTTTAA